The nucleotide window AGAATTGGAGGATTGGCATTGAGAAATATGTGGACAGCTAAGTGGGTTTTGTCTGAAAGTTGGCATTCATCCACTgcataaaaaaaatatcaaaataagaAAGGctgtaaataaattaaaaaaaaaaaaaacacagaaaatactgcTTTCATAAAGATCTGATTGCCTTGGCACAAACCTAGTGGGCAGAAATAAACGCATCACTCCCAAACCCCATTACAGAACAAAAAGAAGGTTTTGATACACTGGTGGAGTGTATTTTCAGCAGTTCAGATACAAAAAATGTGCTGTACTTTCAGAcatcaatttatttatttatttattttaatccaGGACTTGTGTCAAGTTGGCAGAAAGTATATTAGATATTTCCCCACGAAAATACTATTTGGattctcccccctccctcccaacTTGATGGGAcatccttttcattttttatcttcttttttttttttcttcttcttttctggGCAATACGTATTTGCTATTTCAGATCTGAAACAAGTTAGTatagctgaaaaaataaaaaaaaagacacaggTTGTTTTAAGTGGTTGTTTCAACAGGCTGTCCAATTTAATCTTGCACTGCTATGGTTTGATCCGAATTAGTCGCTGGAACTTCAGAAGGTTTCACTTcctctggaggagctgcagggtcCGAGGCCTTAGCAGTCGAACTAGGTGCTGATGTTGCCACAGGCTCCTTGGAAGAAGGTGCAGCCTCGTTGCTGCTAGGTTTTGAGTCTGAAGCTGGGGCCACTTCACTTCTAGTTTCTTGGGCTGCAGGCGTTGCGGGAGCCTCAGTCTTTTTGGCTTCCCCTTCCTCTTTGTTCTTGTCATCTGCTTTACTGGGAGCTGTGGCTTCTGAAGGCTGGGAAGCTTTTGCATCGGTGCTAGGCTCAGAGGGTTTGGGTGCTTCGCtactggcagcaggagcagaggcagcagttGGCTCCTCTTTCTTGGGTGCCTGTTCAGTGTTCTTCTGTGGCTCTACTTTTGCATCGACAATAGCCTCTGACTTCTCAGGTTCTGTTTTCTGGGTTTCTTCCTGGGTCActgttttctccttctccccttctttttcttccat belongs to Taeniopygia guttata chromosome 2, bTaeGut7.mat, whole genome shotgun sequence and includes:
- the BASP1 gene encoding brain acid soluble protein 1 isoform X1, whose protein sequence is MGGKLSKKKKGYSVNDEKAKDKDKKAEGAATEEEETPKEAEDAQKATETTEVKENNKEEKGEKDTQVTANKMEEKEGEKEKTVTQEETQKTEPEKSEAIVDAKVEPQKNTEQAPKKEEPTAASAPAASSEAPKPSEPSTDAKASQPSEATAPSKADDKNKEEGEAKKTEAPATPAAQETRSEVAPASDSKPSSNEAAPSSKEPVATSAPSSTAKASDPAAPPEEVKPSEVPATNSDQTIAVQD